One Acutalibacter muris DNA window includes the following coding sequences:
- a CDS encoding P-loop NTPase family protein, with amino-acid sequence MSAALNNLFNFGRPLPPPFSAVTNRKVPVASKYGDGKQATLCCTVIKALNAVCACMNGSGEGAVGVIDHRSVAEYKSSMGPDAYHLTVFDSGTGSIMATVYDKNTELIENYVLKTTDRDGAAVVMAMFPFLNRDEEFEQKFNEYFDQYAAGFPDVPAATNTMAILCDNVYRRVKDETCDAHIKVTLDKSGNLMRVTQGHLDSGAFTPTDVIAGEFTIFAKTGRATVKKASAVIEHSDFVGKYALHTRALSPQEQALVPALPEWYIIPCEVVDICKHAQATTEKSAPMRNFILRGPAGTGKTMGAKAIAAGLRLPYMKYTCSANTEIFDFVGMIFPDSEGGSTGDAQLDKEKEQLESMAASPTRTWLKS; translated from the coding sequence ATGAGCGCAGCCCTGAATAATCTATTCAATTTTGGCCGCCCGTTGCCGCCGCCCTTTAGTGCTGTCACCAACAGGAAAGTCCCGGTGGCCTCCAAGTACGGCGACGGCAAGCAGGCGACCCTCTGCTGCACGGTCATCAAGGCGCTGAACGCTGTATGCGCCTGCATGAACGGCTCCGGCGAGGGCGCGGTGGGCGTGATAGACCACCGCTCGGTAGCGGAGTACAAGTCATCCATGGGCCCGGACGCCTACCATCTGACGGTCTTTGACAGCGGCACTGGCTCCATTATGGCTACTGTTTATGACAAAAACACAGAGCTCATCGAGAACTATGTGCTGAAGACTACCGACCGTGACGGCGCAGCCGTGGTGATGGCCATGTTCCCATTCCTTAACCGGGACGAGGAATTTGAGCAGAAATTCAACGAATATTTCGACCAGTACGCGGCGGGGTTTCCTGACGTGCCTGCCGCCACAAACACTATGGCTATCCTCTGCGACAATGTGTATCGCCGGGTCAAGGACGAGACTTGCGATGCCCACATCAAAGTGACTCTGGATAAATCCGGCAACCTGATGCGGGTCACCCAGGGACACCTCGACTCCGGCGCGTTCACCCCAACGGACGTGATTGCGGGCGAGTTCACCATCTTCGCCAAGACCGGGCGGGCGACTGTCAAAAAGGCAAGCGCCGTGATAGAGCATAGCGATTTTGTGGGCAAGTATGCACTGCACACAAGAGCACTCAGCCCCCAGGAACAGGCGCTTGTCCCGGCGCTGCCGGAGTGGTACATCATTCCCTGTGAGGTGGTAGACATCTGCAAGCACGCCCAGGCCACCACAGAAAAATCTGCTCCCATGAGGAACTTCATCCTGCGCGGCCCCGCCGGGACAGGCAAGACAATGGGCGCGAAGGCCATCGCCGCCGGGCTGCGCCTGCCGTACATGAAGTACACCTGCTCTGCCAACACGGAGATCTTCGACTTCGTGGGCATGATTTTTCCCGATTCCGAGGGTGGCTCCACCGGGGACGCCCAGTTGGATAAGGAGAAAGAGCAGCTTGAGAGCATGGCGGCATCACCTACGCGAACGTGGCTAAAATCATGA
- a CDS encoding AAA family ATPase has translation MAKIMNLPGLDDMDYDPAGVYQALTGLEKEDATSQECMAVVMERVTAKVQALTKRTEENQSSGQTYRYVDTDFIKALRYGYVIEIQEPSTIAQPGVLVGLNSLLEQSGTITLPTGEIIQRHPDAVVVVTTNTSYEGCRGMNQSVLDRMSLVRDVELPTPEVMVQRAMSVTGATDEYQVGQMVQVVNDLAEYCRKNSISDGSYGMRSLIDWITSAEITGDVYQSALYTVISKATADEIDREALISAVLEPMFGPKRKNSIKE, from the coding sequence GTGGCTAAAATCATGAATCTGCCCGGCTTGGACGACATGGATTACGACCCCGCAGGGGTATACCAGGCGCTGACGGGACTGGAAAAAGAGGACGCTACTTCTCAGGAGTGCATGGCTGTTGTCATGGAGCGGGTGACCGCAAAAGTACAGGCTTTGACAAAGCGTACAGAGGAGAACCAATCTAGCGGTCAGACCTACCGCTATGTGGACACGGACTTCATCAAGGCTTTGCGCTACGGCTACGTCATCGAGATTCAGGAGCCTTCTACCATCGCCCAGCCGGGCGTGCTAGTGGGCCTGAACTCCCTGTTGGAGCAATCAGGCACGATTACCCTGCCCACTGGCGAAATTATCCAGCGCCACCCGGATGCTGTTGTGGTGGTCACCACTAACACCAGCTACGAGGGGTGCCGGGGAATGAACCAGTCTGTGCTCGACCGCATGAGCTTGGTGCGGGACGTGGAACTGCCGACCCCGGAGGTCATGGTGCAGAGAGCTATGTCCGTTACCGGCGCTACCGACGAGTACCAGGTAGGGCAGATGGTGCAGGTGGTCAACGATTTAGCGGAGTATTGCCGCAAAAACAGCATTTCGGATGGCAGTTACGGTATGCGCAGCCTTATCGACTGGATCACCAGCGCGGAAATTACCGGCGATGTGTACCAGTCGGCGCTGTACACCGTCATAAGCAAGGCAACCGCCGATGAAATTGACCGTGAAGCGCTAATAAGCGCTGTGCTGGAGCCGATGTTTGGCCCCAAAAGAAAAAACAGCATAAAGGAGTGA
- a CDS encoding helix-turn-helix domain-containing protein: protein MKIVIVINQNCYQPMREARIEQGLTQRELGQRTGIPYYTIQAYERGRHNPPAKRLRTLAEVLGLEVEDYPLPPMRTTASERNQLLEKYMDLPGYIIRQNWTLVLATGLDVEDVRQELLLRGLQAIETYDPSAGASLRTHLNIAMQYHLMKLARKASSRGMTDVPRGVRVTFCSVEAMCEYGFELEG from the coding sequence GTGAAAATCGTGATTGTTATAAATCAAAATTGTTATCAGCCAATGCGGGAGGCCCGTATTGAGCAGGGCTTGACCCAGCGGGAACTGGGGCAGAGAACCGGCATCCCCTACTACACCATCCAGGCGTATGAGCGGGGCCGTCATAACCCACCGGCTAAGCGTTTGCGTACCTTGGCAGAGGTGCTGGGGCTTGAGGTGGAGGACTATCCTCTGCCGCCCATGCGCACTACTGCAAGCGAACGCAACCAGCTTCTGGAAAAGTACATGGACTTGCCCGGATATATCATCCGGCAGAACTGGACGCTGGTGCTCGCAACCGGCTTGGATGTGGAGGATGTCAGGCAAGAACTTCTGCTCCGGGGATTGCAGGCCATAGAGACCTATGACCCAAGCGCCGGAGCTAGTCTGCGGACGCACCTCAACATCGCCATGCAGTACCACCTCATGAAGTTGGCCCGGAAAGCGTCATCCAGAGGAATGACCGATGTGCCTCGCGGGGTTCGTGTCACATTCTGCTCGGTGGAGGCTATGTGCGAGTATGGCTTTGAACTGGAGGGTTGA
- a CDS encoding vWA domain-containing protein, with amino-acid sequence MARVNHKLVKKLLNEKRSKITDRQFFTSRVLAGHFEDMAAAQTRRYKYDRRVRVLLSWKPKDGSVAYTDNQTIHINAGYPLVTKTKGRKNRYHLVCGLFAHELGHVLYTDFLQPQTQTNYMERGLWYPEPPTLHTAEDFANEKAMWAYLKADPKNLEAVKEVSHHISNVLEDGYIENRMLNDFPGTLGFGLSVVRQKMWEEMGTVTDLKQYEGDGSCHIFQSILEVMLSYVKYGEIKYGDEELDDIRIQTTFDLINELDRSVTDPDPKTRLRTVNLILVRCWEHIQDYCERLKAAKAVAESMSDAVKKSLGGMPGTTTAGTGGAPVPGAGSSAGASATAASRAKTHEDAEAGNDEDSENSENNSTEEKPAQSGEDLPPIMGSVPKPKKQDTTDSEGGRIPYHQTSSLSEPVGGTTEYNADYEREQYDKAASDIDRMLDKMAEHSACEQLENERLSELNEMANSISYGDIHQGVNIKINRISSVDTDLMEQYDAVAPRLVTISKQLQRSIQKELKEHRQGGKQTGLVMGRRLDTHALCRNDGKVFYKNALPNEIPELAVGLLVDESGSMCSGDRCTYARAAAIILHDFCDSLDIPVMVYGHSTGWDSVELYSYAEFDGFDSDDRYRLMDIGARGSNRDGAALRYVAERLSKRPEAVKLLILVSDGQPADDGYSGTAAEEDLRGIKQEYQRKGIIFVAAAIGNDKPSIQRIYGDSFLDITDLEQLPGKLTAVVKRHIRI; translated from the coding sequence ATGGCAAGAGTAAACCACAAGCTGGTAAAAAAGCTGCTCAACGAAAAACGCAGCAAGATAACCGACCGGCAGTTCTTCACCAGCCGGGTGTTGGCGGGACACTTTGAGGACATGGCCGCCGCCCAGACCCGGCGCTACAAGTACGACCGGCGGGTAAGGGTGCTGCTTAGCTGGAAGCCAAAGGACGGCAGTGTCGCTTATACTGACAATCAGACCATTCACATCAACGCCGGCTATCCGCTGGTGACCAAAACCAAGGGCCGGAAGAACCGGTATCATCTGGTGTGCGGTCTGTTCGCTCACGAGTTGGGCCATGTGCTGTACACTGATTTTTTGCAGCCCCAGACCCAGACAAACTATATGGAGCGCGGTCTTTGGTACCCGGAGCCGCCTACCCTGCACACGGCGGAGGACTTTGCCAATGAGAAAGCCATGTGGGCATATCTCAAGGCTGACCCCAAGAATCTGGAGGCTGTAAAGGAGGTTTCGCACCATATCTCCAACGTGCTGGAGGACGGCTACATTGAGAACCGTATGCTCAATGACTTCCCCGGCACACTGGGCTTTGGGCTTAGTGTCGTGCGCCAAAAAATGTGGGAGGAGATGGGCACTGTCACCGACCTGAAGCAATACGAGGGAGACGGCTCGTGCCACATTTTCCAGAGCATCTTAGAGGTCATGCTGTCCTACGTGAAGTACGGCGAGATAAAATACGGTGATGAAGAACTGGACGATATACGCATCCAGACCACCTTCGACCTTATCAACGAGCTTGACCGCTCGGTAACCGACCCAGACCCCAAGACCCGGTTACGCACCGTAAATCTGATCCTTGTTCGCTGCTGGGAGCATATCCAAGACTACTGCGAACGACTCAAGGCGGCGAAGGCGGTGGCTGAGTCCATGTCGGACGCAGTAAAAAAGAGCCTAGGCGGAATGCCCGGCACGACTACCGCTGGGACAGGCGGTGCGCCTGTTCCAGGAGCAGGTAGCTCTGCGGGCGCTTCCGCGACGGCGGCAAGCCGCGCTAAGACCCATGAGGACGCTGAGGCAGGCAATGATGAAGATTCCGAAAACAGCGAAAATAACTCTACAGAGGAAAAGCCTGCCCAGTCCGGCGAAGATTTACCGCCCATAATGGGTTCCGTGCCCAAGCCCAAGAAGCAGGACACTACGGATTCCGAGGGTGGGCGCATCCCCTACCACCAGACCAGCTCTCTGTCTGAGCCAGTGGGCGGCACTACCGAGTACAACGCCGACTACGAGCGGGAGCAGTACGACAAGGCCGCGTCAGACATTGACCGTATGCTGGACAAAATGGCTGAGCACTCCGCCTGTGAGCAGCTGGAAAATGAGCGCTTATCCGAGCTGAACGAGATGGCGAACAGCATCTCCTACGGTGATATCCACCAGGGCGTGAACATCAAAATCAACCGTATTTCCAGCGTAGATACTGACCTCATGGAGCAGTACGACGCTGTTGCTCCCCGGCTGGTGACTATTTCCAAGCAGCTCCAGCGGAGCATCCAGAAGGAGCTCAAAGAGCACCGTCAAGGTGGTAAGCAGACCGGACTGGTCATGGGCAGAAGACTCGATACCCATGCTCTGTGCCGGAACGATGGAAAGGTATTTTACAAGAACGCTCTGCCAAATGAGATACCCGAGCTTGCGGTGGGCCTGCTGGTGGACGAGTCCGGCTCTATGTGCTCCGGTGACCGATGTACCTATGCACGGGCTGCTGCCATTATCCTGCACGATTTCTGTGACAGCCTGGATATTCCTGTTATGGTCTACGGCCATTCTACCGGCTGGGACTCGGTCGAGCTGTATTCCTATGCTGAGTTCGATGGATTTGACAGCGATGACCGCTACCGACTCATGGACATCGGCGCAAGGGGTAGCAATCGGGATGGGGCGGCTCTGCGATATGTGGCGGAGCGGCTTTCTAAGCGCCCGGAAGCAGTGAAGCTGCTGATTCTGGTTTCAGACGGTCAGCCCGCTGACGATGGTTACAGCGGTACTGCCGCTGAGGAAGATTTGCGGGGCATTAAGCAGGAGTACCAGCGCAAGGGCATCATCTTTGTGGCGGCTGCTATTGGGAATGATAAGCCAAGTATTCAGCGGATTTATGGTGACTCGTTCCTGGATATTACGGATTTGGAGCAGCTACCGGGGAAGTTGACGGCGGTTGTGAAAAGGCATATCAGGATTTAG
- a CDS encoding Uma2 family endonuclease — MTTPIAQEKAHEPYTYADYLKWDSPERYELIDGEAVLLAAPSTSHQLVSAELMRQLANFLEGKNCKAIAAPFDVRLFEEAGSPEDVDTVVQPDISVVCDKSKLDERGCKGAPEMVIEIISPGSLRHDRLVKFNLYQRAGIGELWLVDPAGGSIEVFLLRDGFLLPHEVYTIKDIAKVNTLDGCFIEVGKVFA; from the coding sequence ATGACTACCCCCATCGCACAGGAAAAAGCCCATGAGCCATACACCTATGCGGATTATCTCAAATGGGACTCCCCGGAGCGTTACGAGTTAATCGATGGAGAGGCTGTGCTTTTGGCCGCGCCGTCTACCTCACATCAGTTAGTTTCAGCGGAACTTATGCGGCAGTTGGCGAATTTTTTAGAAGGTAAAAACTGTAAAGCGATCGCGGCCCCTTTTGATGTGCGACTGTTTGAAGAAGCTGGCTCACCTGAGGATGTAGACACAGTAGTTCAGCCCGACATCTCGGTAGTCTGCGACAAGTCCAAGCTGGACGAGCGCGGGTGTAAGGGCGCGCCGGAGATGGTGATTGAGATCATCTCCCCCGGCAGTCTTCGGCACGACCGGCTGGTGAAGTTCAATTTGTACCAACGGGCCGGAATAGGCGAGCTTTGGCTGGTGGACCCGGCTGGCGGTTCGATTGAGGTCTTTCTGCTGAGGGACGGTTTCCTGCTCCCCCACGAGGTCTATACTATAAAAGATATTGCCAAGGTGAACACATTGGATGGCTGCTTTATTGAGGTCGGAAAAGTGTTCGCATAA
- a CDS encoding helix-turn-helix domain-containing protein, protein MTDKKFGNRFKECRESLRLTQEDLADMIGISVQYISYVERGKRYPRYDKMILLLDALEISADEVFCDVVKKSMDHRSSYLSDKLASLPATEKNDILDLLEHLIKQATKRAERNESLKEIDNPPKT, encoded by the coding sequence ATGACGGATAAAAAGTTTGGAAACCGATTCAAGGAGTGTAGAGAGAGTTTAAGACTGACCCAGGAAGATTTGGCGGATATGATTGGGATATCTGTACAGTACATCTCCTATGTTGAGAGAGGCAAAAGATATCCTCGTTATGACAAAATGATTTTATTGCTGGATGCGCTGGAGATTTCGGCGGACGAAGTGTTCTGTGATGTTGTTAAAAAGTCCATGGACCATCGTTCTTCCTACTTGAGTGATAAACTGGCTTCCCTCCCGGCAACTGAAAAGAATGATATTTTGGATTTGCTTGAGCATTTAATCAAGCAAGCGACAAAACGCGCAGAGAGAAATGAATCGCTAAAAGAGATTGACAATCCCCCAAAAACCTGA
- the recD2 gene encoding SF1B family DNA helicase RecD2, translated as MFGVKALDILDSEPEKLLQIKGITEKKLQKIRESYLMNRGARDIIAFLAPHGITPRQALKFYEEYAEHTMDTVKNHPYRLCELSGVGFLTADKIAASMGFDRLSTERVDEGLLCTLTEAEGCGHLCLEKHVFLKAALKLLDAPNLTAQMAANRAARLVESGQLTTYDQYVYRTKTAHAENHLARRIQQFLQTKITGCTNLETELDSAEKRLNLRFAPEQRQAVKMALTQGLSVITGGPGTGKTMIQKAILDIYHRQNPDATICCCAPTGRAARRMEQATGHPASTIHKALNLVADEDGNFNDPELLDANLVLVDEVSMLDVYLAGYLLDAISLGAQVVLIGDADQLPSVGPGAVLSEIIASGKVPVARLDKVFRQQAGSRIAVNAKAIRQGVRNLEFGEDFQFVESPDIETSADKVVELYLQEVKKYGLDNVALLTPYRKKTATGANALNLRLRDLVNPPAPGKPEATHGKRVFRLDDRVMQTKNLGEVNNGDVGYITDIFRDTDGITIRVNFGDGREVEYDTDQLSMLDLGYASTVHKSQGSEYQSVIVNLQKTHYIMLTRPLVYTAITRGKSRVILVGEKQALYIAISRTDTEKRGTCLAKRIRNS; from the coding sequence CTGTTCGGTGTTAAGGCTCTTGATATCCTTGATTCTGAGCCGGAAAAGCTGCTGCAAATCAAAGGAATCACTGAAAAGAAACTGCAGAAAATCCGTGAGTCCTACCTCATGAACCGGGGTGCCCGAGACATCATTGCGTTCCTCGCGCCCCACGGTATCACGCCCCGGCAGGCTCTGAAATTCTACGAGGAGTATGCCGAGCACACCATGGACACGGTGAAGAATCACCCTTACCGGCTGTGCGAGCTGTCCGGCGTTGGCTTTCTGACGGCTGATAAAATCGCGGCAAGTATGGGCTTTGACCGGCTTTCCACCGAGAGGGTAGACGAAGGACTCCTTTGCACCCTGACCGAGGCCGAGGGCTGCGGGCATCTCTGCTTGGAAAAGCACGTTTTCCTAAAGGCAGCCCTCAAGCTGCTGGACGCGCCCAACCTTACCGCTCAGATGGCGGCGAACCGTGCGGCGCGGCTGGTGGAGAGTGGGCAGCTCACCACCTACGACCAATATGTGTACCGCACCAAGACCGCCCATGCTGAGAACCACTTGGCTCGGAGAATCCAGCAGTTTTTGCAGACCAAAATAACGGGCTGCACCAATTTGGAAACTGAGTTGGACAGCGCTGAAAAGCGCTTGAATCTCCGTTTTGCCCCGGAACAGCGGCAAGCTGTAAAAATGGCCCTTACCCAAGGTTTGTCCGTCATAACCGGCGGCCCCGGCACAGGCAAAACCATGATTCAAAAAGCAATTCTGGACATCTACCACCGTCAGAACCCTGACGCTACAATCTGCTGCTGTGCTCCCACTGGGCGCGCTGCCCGCCGCATGGAGCAGGCCACCGGTCACCCGGCCTCAACGATACACAAGGCCCTGAACCTCGTGGCCGACGAAGACGGCAATTTCAACGACCCCGAGCTCCTGGACGCCAACCTTGTCCTGGTGGACGAGGTGTCCATGCTGGACGTGTACCTTGCGGGCTATCTGCTGGACGCGATAAGCCTGGGCGCACAGGTTGTGCTCATTGGTGACGCAGACCAGCTACCCTCAGTAGGCCCCGGCGCGGTGCTCAGCGAGATTATTGCCAGCGGCAAGGTGCCTGTGGCGAGACTCGATAAGGTGTTCCGTCAGCAGGCTGGGAGCCGTATTGCGGTCAACGCGAAGGCTATCCGTCAGGGTGTGCGCAATCTGGAGTTCGGCGAGGATTTCCAGTTCGTGGAGTCTCCTGATATTGAAACTTCGGCTGATAAGGTGGTGGAGTTGTACCTGCAAGAGGTCAAAAAATACGGCCTTGACAACGTGGCCCTGCTCACGCCCTACCGCAAAAAGACGGCGACCGGAGCCAATGCCCTCAACCTCCGTTTGCGCGACCTGGTGAACCCGCCCGCGCCCGGCAAGCCCGAGGCCACTCATGGAAAGAGAGTCTTCCGTCTGGACGACAGAGTTATGCAGACGAAGAATCTGGGCGAGGTAAATAATGGCGATGTAGGATACATCACCGATATTTTCCGTGACACTGACGGTATCACCATCCGGGTCAACTTTGGCGACGGACGCGAGGTGGAGTACGACACTGACCAGTTGTCTATGCTGGACTTGGGCTACGCCTCTACCGTCCACAAATCCCAAGGTTCGGAGTATCAGTCGGTCATCGTCAACCTGCAAAAAACGCACTACATCATGCTGACCCGCCCGTTGGTCTACACGGCCATCACCCGGGGCAAGTCCAGGGTGATTTTGGTGGGAGAGAAGCAGGCGTTGTATATCGCTATCAGCCGGACGGACACTGAAAAACGTGGCACCTGCCTCGCAAAACGTATCAGAAATTCATAA
- a CDS encoding DUF3854 domain-containing protein — MERIRMTDVVSLLGLPQPSAGRISCYVRCPCCDGERDKHLNINFKKEVFRCAKCGVSGGIFDLYSLFTSTDRDRVWRELAERLRLNERPMRAESRDYQQPVETPIADISMRHRTYSALLSVLGLANAHRDNLHNRGLSDRDIAQLDYKSMPLSNNSELVHRVLETGADPQGVPGFFRTKARWWSFVHQRSGILIPVRDMRGRIQGLQLRLDNTENRKFRWISSVELTGGCCSPAWTHLAGKPGKMIVLTEGPMKADVIHALSGLTVLAVPGVNALQRLEEALTELRKQGVREIKTAFDMDYVTNCYVQSAYEKLMALLGRMGFRYGTYVWDPRYKGLDDFIWARLKADLDRNS; from the coding sequence ATGGAACGGATCCGCATGACGGACGTGGTATCCCTGCTGGGCCTGCCCCAGCCCTCGGCTGGACGGATCTCCTGCTATGTTCGCTGCCCCTGCTGTGATGGTGAGCGGGATAAGCACCTGAATATCAACTTCAAGAAAGAGGTGTTTCGGTGCGCAAAATGCGGGGTGTCAGGCGGTATCTTCGACCTGTACTCCCTTTTCACCAGCACCGACCGTGATAGGGTGTGGCGGGAGCTGGCGGAGCGGCTGCGCTTGAACGAGCGGCCCATGCGGGCAGAATCGAGAGATTATCAACAACCAGTTGAAACTCCTATCGCCGATATTTCTATGCGCCACCGCACCTACTCCGCGCTCCTCTCTGTCCTGGGACTGGCGAACGCCCACCGTGACAACCTCCACAACCGCGGACTTAGTGACCGTGATATAGCCCAGCTGGACTACAAGTCTATGCCGCTGTCAAACAACTCCGAGCTTGTCCATCGCGTACTGGAAACCGGCGCTGACCCGCAAGGCGTGCCGGGGTTCTTCCGCACAAAAGCCAGGTGGTGGTCGTTTGTACACCAGCGGTCGGGGATATTGATTCCCGTCCGAGATATGCGGGGCCGGATTCAAGGGTTACAGCTCCGGCTGGACAACACCGAGAACCGTAAGTTCCGCTGGATATCCAGCGTGGAGCTTACCGGCGGCTGTTGTTCGCCAGCCTGGACGCACTTGGCTGGGAAACCAGGCAAGATGATAGTTCTAACCGAGGGCCCCATGAAGGCCGATGTGATTCATGCCCTCTCCGGGCTGACCGTTTTGGCGGTGCCGGGGGTGAACGCCTTGCAAAGGCTGGAAGAAGCTCTTACCGAACTACGAAAACAGGGCGTCAGGGAAATCAAGACGGCCTTTGATATGGACTATGTTACCAACTGCTATGTGCAGAGCGCCTACGAGAAGTTAATGGCCCTGCTGGGCCGGATGGGGTTCCGGTATGGCACCTATGTCTGGGATCCACGATACAAGGGGTTGGATGACTTTATCTGGGCCCGGCTGAAAGCAGATCTGGATAGAAATAGTTGA
- a CDS encoding ParM/StbA family protein: MLIAIDHGNYAIKTPRFTFVSGLTEHSVKPPMTDEILEYAGKFWTLTSHRLPYMRDKTQDERFFILTLFAIAKELERKGQYSPVERVQLAVGLPPEHYGGLKEKFASYFKRSAPVRFSYRDKPYAIQIDHVMVFPQAFAAVVPKSDMVLNTSRLFIIDIGGYTTDVLLLQNGKPDLQFCRSLETGVITMNNEVIRKVSSQYDMKIDDEHIANVLQGKEKYLSDEVREVIYTAAKLHANDILNQLRELQVDLRSNPAIFIGGGSILLQPYLSESPLAGKAEFIDSPNANAVGYEMLGEKQLARLRG, translated from the coding sequence ATGTTGATCGCCATCGACCACGGCAACTATGCCATTAAAACGCCCCGCTTCACTTTTGTGTCCGGTCTCACCGAGCACTCTGTCAAGCCGCCCATGACCGACGAGATTCTGGAATACGCCGGCAAATTCTGGACGCTGACAAGCCACCGCCTGCCCTACATGAGGGACAAAACCCAGGACGAGCGGTTCTTCATCCTGACCTTGTTTGCTATCGCCAAGGAGTTGGAGCGCAAGGGACAGTATTCCCCGGTTGAGCGCGTCCAGCTTGCGGTAGGCTTGCCGCCGGAGCATTACGGCGGGCTGAAAGAGAAGTTTGCCTCATACTTCAAGCGCTCTGCGCCCGTGCGGTTCTCTTACCGGGACAAGCCATACGCCATTCAAATCGACCATGTGATGGTGTTTCCCCAGGCTTTCGCGGCGGTGGTGCCCAAGAGTGATATGGTGCTAAATACTTCACGTTTGTTCATCATCGACATTGGCGGATACACCACGGATGTGCTGCTCCTGCAAAACGGTAAGCCGGATTTGCAGTTCTGCCGCTCCCTGGAAACCGGCGTCATCACCATGAACAACGAGGTCATCCGCAAGGTCAGCTCTCAGTATGATATGAAGATTGACGACGAGCACATTGCCAACGTCCTACAGGGCAAGGAGAAATATCTGTCCGATGAAGTCCGGGAAGTAATCTACACTGCCGCGAAACTCCATGCCAACGATATTCTGAACCAGCTTCGGGAGCTTCAGGTTGACCTTCGCTCCAACCCTGCTATCTTCATCGGCGGGGGCAGCATCCTCCTTCAGCCTTACCTGAGTGAATCACCGCTGGCAGGCAAGGCGGAGTTTATCGACTCGCCCAATGCCAACGCTGTGGGGTATGAGATGCTCGGGGAGAAACAGTTGGCCCGATTGAGGGGGTAA
- a CDS encoding sigma-70 family RNA polymerase sigma factor, which yields MCGKEQERDELRARFTKWMEVTVYRARLNYLKEQSRRVDTVPLEEAPMDKLSCQDMPTGESFDFAEEHLAEAFAQLPAAKKRIITMLFLLDMLPEEIAGELGCTVQYVYKQKSLAIKRLREALEGGDAH from the coding sequence ATGTGCGGCAAAGAACAGGAACGGGACGAGTTGAGGGCTAGGTTTACTAAGTGGATGGAGGTGACTGTTTACAGGGCGAGGTTAAATTACCTAAAAGAGCAAAGCCGTAGAGTGGATACGGTTCCCCTGGAGGAAGCTCCTATGGACAAGTTAAGCTGCCAGGATATGCCAACCGGTGAGTCTTTCGATTTTGCGGAGGAGCATCTCGCGGAAGCGTTTGCCCAGCTGCCTGCCGCAAAAAAGAGGATAATAACTATGCTGTTCCTTTTGGATATGTTGCCAGAGGAAATCGCAGGAGAATTGGGTTGCACAGTACAGTACGTTTATAAGCAGAAGTCCCTGGCAATAAAGAGGCTCCGCGAGGCACTGGAAGGCGGTGACGCGCATTGA
- a CDS encoding helix-turn-helix domain-containing protein: MNAIEFRTTLTAAVNGNNDALANIIELYIPLINSRSYVDGELDEDLRQYILLHIIKNISKFSL; encoded by the coding sequence TTGAACGCCATCGAATTTCGTACTACGCTTACGGCGGCGGTAAATGGGAACAATGATGCCCTCGCCAATATAATCGAGTTATATATACCTCTGATAAACAGCAGAAGTTATGTGGATGGGGAGCTGGACGAAGACTTGCGTCAGTATATCCTGCTGCACATTATCAAAAATATTTCAAAATTTTCTCTCTGA